The sequence AATGTAAATTTATTTCTCTGCTTAAGTAAAAACCTTTGATTTCTTGTTGTAGACTTACCTTCCAAATGAAACACCAGCACCCTTACAGTATTATAGAGAAGAGGAATTGGAAAATCTGAGAGGAAATGGAACTGGAAAGCGTGAGGAATGGGATAGGGTCTACGACTATGATGTCTATAATGATTTAGGTGATCCTGAGAAGGGTGAAACACACGTTCGCAAGATTCTTGGAGGATCATCTGATTACCCTTATCCGCGTAGAGGAAGAACAGGCCGGCCACCTACAAAAATTGGTTAGAAGATCTCAAAGTTCAATCATCTGTTCAATTTTTATCATTGTAACAGCATGAATTTTTCAATTCAAGCACCTTCATTACAAGAAGGGTGTtgtcttttatctttttttacaGATCCTAAAAGCGAAAGCCGGCTTCCATTAAGGAAAACTTTGGATATTTATGTGCCTAGAGATGAGAGGTTCAGCCCACTAAAGATGTCTGATTTTGCAGCAACTGGACTGAAATCAATATTTCAGTTCCTTGTCCCGGGGTTTTTAGCTCTTTTTAATAAAACACCTTTTGAATTTGATTCATTTAAAGATATGTCGAAACTCTATGAAGGTGGAATCAAGTTGCCTAGTAAATCTTTCGTGGACAAAATACGAGACCACCTTCCATTGGAGCTGCTTAAAGAACTGCTACGATCTGATGGTGATTACGCTTTTAAGTTCCCAATGCCACAAGTAATCAGAGGTAAGGGCTAAAACAAAAGcacttttttgtttgttttctaaAGAATCTAAATAAGCATATGGCAATGTGCATGTGTTATAGATATTACACTTTATTGAACTGGTACTAGACTTAGTTCATTGAAAAACTCTTCTCTTTGAAATGTTTGGAGGGCAGAGGATAAATCTGCATGGGCAACTGATGAAGAATTTGCAAGAGAAATGCTGGCTGGACTAAACCCTGTCGTTATCCGCTGTCTCCAAGTACACTCGAGATTTTCTTTTCTAAGTCATCCCTTGATAGTTAACAGAACATTCTTTACACATAAAAATCACTGGTTGACCTGTTGATTTTCTGCTGACAGGAATTTCCTCCAACAAGCAAGCTAGATCCAACACTATTTGGTGAGCAGAGGAGCACCATTTCTGAGGAACATGTAAAGCACAATCTAGATGGATTGACCATAGAAAAGGTAGGTGTTGAAAGTTTTTCTTAGACCAGTTTTCTTCAGATATGTCGATTGTAATTGCTTGAACAAGGAAACATACGACGTAGGCGATCAAGGACAAGAGACTGTTCATTTTGGATCACCATGACAGCCTAATGCCATACTTGAAACGCATAAACACAACAACCACACAGACGTATGCCTCAAGAACATTGCTTTTCTTGAAAGAAGATGGATCCTTGACACCACTTGCTATTGAGTTGACTCGAGAGAATGAACAGTCGAGAATTGTTAGCAATGTACATACACCGGCAGAAACTGGTGCTGAAGCAACCATTTGGCAGCTCGCAAAAGCTTATGTCACAGTGAATGATTCTGGGTTTCACCAGCTTGTTTCTCATTGGTAAACTTTGTTACCATATAGTCCTCATCATTATGCAATGCCTGAGTGTGTAATGTGttaattcatcaacaattcactcCTCATTTTGACTGAAGGTTGCACACTCATGCCGTAACTGAGCCATTTATCATAGCAACAAACAGACAATTAAGTGTTCTTCATCCAATTTATAAGCTTCTGCACCCTCACTTCCGCGACACAATGTACATAAATGCATTGGCCCGTCAAATGCTCATCAATGCTGATGGAATTCTTGAAATGACTGTTTTTCCGGGTAAGTTTTCTCTGGAAATGTCAGCTACCATTTACAAGGACTGGGTTTTCCCTCAGCAAGCTTTGCCTGCCGATCTCATCAAGAGGTACATCACTTGCCTAAGTTCCAAAGATCAAAAGAATAATCATTTACCTAAATTTCTAACTGACTTGAACTTCTTTTGCTTTGTTTATGTCAGAGGAATGGCTGTGGAGGACTCAAGCCAACCACATGGCATCAAGCTAGTTATAGAGGACTACCCATATGCAGTAGATGGGCTCGAGATTTGGTCTGCAATCAAAACATGGGTGAGAGACTACTGCAACTTCTATTACAAAACTGATGAAATGGTCAAGATAGACACAGAACTGCAGTGTTGGTGGAAAGAAGCACAGGAGAAGGGGCACGGAGACAAAAAGGAAGAACCATGGTGGCCTAAGATGCAGACTCGCGAAGAACTCATAGATTGTTGCACAATCATAATATGGATAGCTTCAGCACTTCATGCAGCAATAAATTTCGGGCAATATCCTTACGGAGGATACCCTCCAAACCGCCCCTCAATGAGCAGGAGGTTCATGCCTGAGCCTGAAACTTCAGAGTATGAAGAGCTTAAGTCCAACCCTGAAAAGGCTTTGTTGAAGACAATCACTCCTCTGCCACAAAGCATACTTGGCATTTCGTTGATAGAAGCATTGTCATTGCATACATCTGATGAAGTCTTCCTTGGCAAAAGAGCTCCTGAATGGACCACAGATGAAGAACCATTACAAGCATTTGAAAGATTTGGGAAGAAGCTAGAAGAAATTGAACAAAAGATCATTAAAATGAACCATGATCCGAACTTGAAGAACAGAGTTGGACCTGCCAATATTCCCTACACTTTGCTATGTCCTAGTAGTGAGCTTGGACTTACTGGCCGCGGAATTCCCAACAGTGTTTCAATATAACTCTTATCAGCTAGAGAGCGACTAAGATAGATTCAGTTGTATTCGTTGCTTCCGCACAAAGAACTATGTGTACATATAATAAGATTATATTACACCTAATAACTCTAAAACATGGATTCACCTTTGCTTTCAGCCATATAAGAAGCTTTTTTTCAGTCACTTTGTGTTGGTATTCACTAAGTACTGGGAAAAGGCATGTGCAGCCTAAGTTTGCAACACTCTTTCACTTTCGATGCCACACCCGTGTTGAATTCTCCGAAAGTACACTACTTTTGGCGAATCCAACATGCAACCTTCATATTCCGATCAACATAGTGTGCAACAAACATGAACGATCAACATAGTGTGCAACAAACATGAATATGATGTTTTTGTATcttacttaaaaaataattatctcatATTAATTGTCTACATTACCAAAACAAGAACTTATTTATTAACCCTATAATACCGTTGCaattaattattgtttaagtattcatatttgtttatatttcttagggaaatattagtaaaattatgttattatttgtaatttttttaatatgcacatgtaaaaaggaaaataatcaaCTAGCATAGGACGAAAGAAATTCTATTTAAAATCTGTTTTCTCCGCAAAACCTTTCCGGCCAATAAGTGGTTGAAATTTTAGGATTTGCGATGACAATGATCGTCAAAATCCAAGTGGTTCCAATAGtgcaataattaattttttatttttgtgtatggTTGATTAGATGAATGAAATTTCTTTACTTCGACATGAAAATTAGAACTACAAATTTGGGATATAATACTATTTTTTCCCTATGTTTCATCATTTTACTGTTgttgtttaaatttaaaaggagAAATAGCCAAATAGGTAGAAATACTATGTTGTTgtcttattttgatttaaatcCTACTTAACATCCAATTTTACCCATTTGCTTCcagaaatatttatttcaatttatttttcataagaaATACTATGTTAGTTTGATTTTTCGGTTTTAAAGAAATATGTTGTATATTCTATTTTCTTGTAATTActttttgtgtttaattttataaaaatgataaagacGTTGTTTTTCTTAAACAGTTAAACTTCTAAgataagatttcaaaaatattttgagaaatatcttAGTAGGCACATGGACATAGATTTGACACTAAAAAAAGGgtttttaaagttgaaattgaaaagcaatgaataaaatgaaagttatatttgaatataaatttaacaTCTTGAGACATTTAAACATAGAGTTGAGTTGAAATTTGGGAAAAAAGTTATTGAAATTGAAAGACAATATTTAAATCAATTTATAgaatttaaaaaacttattataTAAAACTAACCAAAAATTCATTTCCATATAGTATAAACAAATTACtctgttttaaaaatatttttattaaaaaagaatttccaTGTTCAATCGCTACCCTAggatattttaaaaactttttagtgcatccattttattttttattaattcttttttttctctctctttatatataaaatatagttgGGCCCGGATCTACCCGACCCAAATCTTGTTAAACAAGTTTCCAAGTTGGAAAAAAGTTTCAATGCCTCTTAATATAAAACCGTGAAAGCGGCGCCAAACGGAACTGGTACCGATTCCAAAAGCAGATGAATCAGAAACaccaaattgaagaagaaaatggcGGATTCTCAGACCGATTCGAAATTCTTCAGTGTTCGAATTGTTTCAATTGACTATTACATGACCGCTCCCCTTCCTGGTTTTGACATTTGTTACAGCAGTTTCCAAGGTCCTTGAATTTCACTACTCCGCTCGCTTGAATCGGGAGCACTTGTTTGCgattcttaatttttctttatatgaaCAGGTGGGAGAGTTAATGAAGTCCCTGTGATAAGAGTGTACGGCGCCACTCCTGGTGGCCAGAAGACATGCTTGCACCTTCATGGAGTAAGCCCGAATTTTATATACTCGACtttcttgtatttcttgttCTAAACATCTAACGAGCGGAGAGACTGTATTTAGGGTTTGATATATAAGTAGACTTTAGATGTGCAAGATTGTGCCAACTGTAATTAGAAAATAGGGTAAAGGGTAACCAATAGATCAGTTTTCTGTATAGTGAGAAAACATATGATATAGTTACCAAGAAAGAAGGATATCGACATAAAATAATTTCTGATAGGGAGAAAGCATATGATGGGGTGCCCAAGAAAGAAGGGTatctacataaaaaaaaaagaacttctgATAGCTAGGGAGAAAGTATATGATATGGTGCCCAAGAAAAAAGGTTGGTAGGTGATTAGTAAGAAATAGTTTCGTACCAGGTATGTAAGTTCCATGATGATGCTTTTATCCatcaaaaaaagtaaataaattccACAATGGATATGTTCAAAAGAGTGATCCCAATGGCAAGAACAGCGAGAGGTTGAACCGGTACTTGTTTACCCTAGTTATAGATTATTTAACCAATATAATACATATTGGGATTCCGTAATGCATGCTATTCGTATGAGAAAGTTCtatgttgtttttttaaattttaagaagtCAATATTTTATCTCACATATTCAATTTCTCTTAAACCCTACTTAAATTCAAACTAAAGGCATTCTATGAAAAATGAagttatatcattttatttttttgaaccTTTTCCACTTGCACAAAGAACAGTTTTGCTCTTCGACTGTACTCTTTTACTGTACACACCACAGAATACTGgttttattattgtaatttaacATTTTGAATATGGTGAACATATGAATAGTGAGACCTGGGATTGCTTTACATGTCTATCTGTACTGTTGCTGGCCCCTTTTTTGCTGTTATTGTTATTTCCCAGATTGTGAAGAGAAGACGGTTTGGTGCATTTGTTCATGAATTCGTTTGGAAATATGTCTGTTTAGTTTCTTTGTCAGTAGTTTTTCCAAATAAGTTTTTCAATAAAGAAGGGTTTGAAGTTTTTTTCATTGAAACACCTCTTACACGAAAAAACACTCATGAATCTTTAAATAAAGTACCAACTATTGAAACACACTTTTCTCATagtatttttttccaaaagtcGCCCAAATGCATTGACAGTATATTAAGATAgtcggtttttttttttttttaatt comes from Solanum pennellii chromosome 1, SPENNV200 and encodes:
- the LOC107025579 gene encoding probable linoleate 9S-lipoxygenase 5 yields the protein MVLVVAMVIFHSYYQKSNKGRGKLGKPANLEGWKISTLTEREATFSVNFEWNEEIGIPGAFLIKNSHHNEFYLKTLTLDDVPGHGKVKFVCNSWIYHSEYYKKDRVFFANQTYLPNETPAPLQYYREEELENLRGNGTGKREEWDRVYDYDVYNDLGDPEKGETHVRKILGGSSDYPYPRRGRTGRPPTKIDPKSESRLPLRKTLDIYVPRDERFSPLKMSDFAATGLKSIFQFLVPGFLALFNKTPFEFDSFKDMSKLYEGGIKLPSKSFVDKIRDHLPLELLKELLRSDGDYAFKFPMPQVIREDKSAWATDEEFAREMLAGLNPVVIRCLQEFPPTSKLDPTLFGEQRSTISEEHVKHNLDGLTIEKAIKDKRLFILDHHDSLMPYLKRINTTTTQTYASRTLLFLKEDGSLTPLAIELTRENEQSRIVSNVHTPAETGAEATIWQLAKAYVTVNDSGFHQLVSHWLHTHAVTEPFIIATNRQLSVLHPIYKLLHPHFRDTMYINALARQMLINADGILEMTVFPGKFSLEMSATIYKDWVFPQQALPADLIKRGMAVEDSSQPHGIKLVIEDYPYAVDGLEIWSAIKTWVRDYCNFYYKTDEMVKIDTELQCWWKEAQEKGHGDKKEEPWWPKMQTREELIDCCTIIIWIASALHAAINFGQYPYGGYPPNRPSMSRRFMPEPETSEYEELKSNPEKALLKTITPLPQSILGISLIEALSLHTSDEVFLGKRAPEWTTDEEPLQAFERFGKKLEEIEQKIIKMNHDPNLKNRVGPANIPYTLLCPSSELGLTGRGIPNSVSI